The Chlorocebus sabaeus isolate Y175 chromosome 1, mChlSab1.0.hap1, whole genome shotgun sequence genome includes a region encoding these proteins:
- the LOC103238681 gene encoding copper transport protein ATOX1 produces MPKQAFSVDMTCGSCAEAVSQVLDKLGGVKYDIDLPNKKICIESEHSVDTLLATLKKTGKTVSYLGLE; encoded by the coding sequence ATGCCGAAGCAAGCGTTCTCTGTGGACATGACCTGTGGAAGCTGTGCTGAAGCTGTCTCTCAAGTCCTTGATAAGCTTGGAGGAGTTAAGTATGACATTGACCTGCCCAACAAGAAGATCTGCATTGAATCTGAGCACAGCGTAGACACTCTGCTTGCAACCctgaagaaaacaggaaagactGTTTCCTACCTTGGCCTCGAGTAG